A part of Lacerta agilis isolate rLacAgi1 chromosome 7, rLacAgi1.pri, whole genome shotgun sequence genomic DNA contains:
- the UBE2W gene encoding ubiquitin-conjugating enzyme E2 W isoform X1 — protein MRGTWRRSEKRLQKELLALQNDPPPGMTLNEKSVQNSITQWIVDMEGAPGTLYEGEKFQLLFKFSSRYPFDSPQVMFTGENIPIHPHVYSNGHICLSILTEDWSPALSVQSVCLSIISMLSSCKEKRRPPDNSFYVRTCNKNPKKTKWWYHDDTC, from the exons ATGAGAGGAACTTGGCGCCGGAGCGAG aagagGCTACAGAAAGAACTGTTGGCTTTACAGAATGACCCTCCACCAGGAATGACTTTGAATGAAAAGAGTGTCCAAAATTCAATTACACA atGGATTGTAGACATGGAAGGTGCTCCTGGAACATTATATGAAGGGGAGAAATTTCAGCTGCTATTTAAATTCAGTAGTCGGTATCCATTTGACTCTCCTCAG gtcaTGTTTACTGGTGAAAATATTCCCATTCATCCTCATGTTTATAGCAATGGTCATATCTGTTTATCTATTCTAACAGAAGACTGGTCTCCAGCTCTTTCAGTGCAATCAGTTTGTCTTAGCATTATTAGCATGCTTTCCAGCTGCAAAGAAAAG AGACGACCACCTGATAATTCATTTTATGTAAGAACATGTAACAAGAatccaaagaaaacaaaatggtggtATCATG atGACACTTGTTGA
- the UBE2W gene encoding ubiquitin-conjugating enzyme E2 W isoform X3: protein MTLNEKSVQNSITQWIVDMEGAPGTLYEGEKFQLLFKFSSRYPFDSPQVMFTGENIPIHPHVYSNGHICLSILTEDWSPALSVQSVCLSIISMLSSCKEKRRPPDNSFYVRTCNKNPKKTKWWYHDDTC, encoded by the exons ATGACTTTGAATGAAAAGAGTGTCCAAAATTCAATTACACA atGGATTGTAGACATGGAAGGTGCTCCTGGAACATTATATGAAGGGGAGAAATTTCAGCTGCTATTTAAATTCAGTAGTCGGTATCCATTTGACTCTCCTCAG gtcaTGTTTACTGGTGAAAATATTCCCATTCATCCTCATGTTTATAGCAATGGTCATATCTGTTTATCTATTCTAACAGAAGACTGGTCTCCAGCTCTTTCAGTGCAATCAGTTTGTCTTAGCATTATTAGCATGCTTTCCAGCTGCAAAGAAAAG AGACGACCACCTGATAATTCATTTTATGTAAGAACATGTAACAAGAatccaaagaaaacaaaatggtggtATCATG atGACACTTGTTGA
- the UBE2W gene encoding ubiquitin-conjugating enzyme E2 W isoform X2: MASMQKRLQKELLALQNDPPPGMTLNEKSVQNSITQWIVDMEGAPGTLYEGEKFQLLFKFSSRYPFDSPQVMFTGENIPIHPHVYSNGHICLSILTEDWSPALSVQSVCLSIISMLSSCKEKRRPPDNSFYVRTCNKNPKKTKWWYHDDTC, encoded by the exons ATGGCGTCTATGCAG aagagGCTACAGAAAGAACTGTTGGCTTTACAGAATGACCCTCCACCAGGAATGACTTTGAATGAAAAGAGTGTCCAAAATTCAATTACACA atGGATTGTAGACATGGAAGGTGCTCCTGGAACATTATATGAAGGGGAGAAATTTCAGCTGCTATTTAAATTCAGTAGTCGGTATCCATTTGACTCTCCTCAG gtcaTGTTTACTGGTGAAAATATTCCCATTCATCCTCATGTTTATAGCAATGGTCATATCTGTTTATCTATTCTAACAGAAGACTGGTCTCCAGCTCTTTCAGTGCAATCAGTTTGTCTTAGCATTATTAGCATGCTTTCCAGCTGCAAAGAAAAG AGACGACCACCTGATAATTCATTTTATGTAAGAACATGTAACAAGAatccaaagaaaacaaaatggtggtATCATG atGACACTTGTTGA